AGCACACGTATATTTTCAAAAATAATCTTGTCTGTCCTTTTTCTTCCCATGCGGCAAAAATAAGGCTTTGCAGTGAATTTCACTGAATTAATTTAAAGTGGCTTTTGTACCTTCGTATTCCAATCAATTTCGCTATGAATACATACCTGGCCTTGCTTCGCGGCATCAACGTGAGCGGAAAGAAGATAATTAAAATGGAGGCCCTGCGTACACTTTTTGAAGCGGCAGGATTTACTGATGTAAAGACCTATATACAAAGCGGAAATGTGATATTCAAAGCTAAATCATCATCAAAACAAGAAGTTGCTTCTCAAATTGAAAAGATGATATTAGCTGAATACGGCTTTGATGTAACGGTTTTGTTCTTGATTCACAGCAAGTTGAAAAAGCTATTGACAATATGCCTTACACCGATGGCCGCGAACCGGAAGGGCAGGGGAGCAAAAAGCTGTATGTAACGTTTTTGTCCGAAATTCCGACAGCAGAAAATATTGAAAAACTGATGCAGGCCCCGATTGGCGATGATTTGATTTCATTATATGAAGATGTGCTGTATTTTAAATTGGAATCAAAAGCATCTGAATCTAAATTGTCAAATAATCTTATTGAAAATAAACTTAAGGTGAAAGCGACAACCCGAAACTGGAATGTCACACTAAAACTGCTTGACCTTTTGAGGGTAAATTCCTGAACGAAACAACGTATTAATATTTTGTTAATTGTTATCACTTGCCTTCTTGCGGGTTTCATAATTCGGTAACTTTATCCTTGGCAGTTTTGCCGCAAAACTTAATCAACATTATATCATGAAAAGAAACGCTACAGCCGTTTGGAACGGCTCTCTGAAAGAAGGCGCAGGTAAAATATCAACACAAAGCGGTGTACTTGATAATACCCAATATTCGTTTAAAACACGTTTTGAATCGGGCGTAGGCACTAATCCTGAGGAACTTATCGCTGCTGCACACGCAGGATGTTTCACCATGCAGCTTACGGCATATATCAATGAGGCCGGCTATGAAGTTGGTGAAATTTCTACTAAATGTGATGTTGATTTTAAGGATGGCTCGGTTGTGAGCTCTCATCTTACCCTTACAGCAAAAGTTGAAAGGATTGAAGATTCTGAATTCCAGGAGCTTGTAACTAAAGCAGAAAAAAATTGCCCTATATCCAGGTTATTAAATACCGAGATATCTTCAAGCGCTACACTTGCTTAATTTTTGATACATTGCAAAATAAAATCCCGGCTTTCCGTCGGGATTTTATTTTATATTTGAGAATCAATTTTCTTAAAATAATGAACCGCTTTGACCGCATTACCGCTATACTTATCCAGTTACAATCCAAGCGAGTTGTAAAAGCTCAGGATTTGGCTGAGAGATTTGATATAAGCTTGCGGACGGTGTATCGCGACATACGTACGCTTGAAGAAGCCGGAGTTCCGCTGTATGGCGAAGCAGGTATAGGATATTCATTAGTAGATGGTTACAGGCTGCCCCCTGTAATGTTTACCCGTGAAGAGGCAATGGCATTCCTTACAGCAGAAAAGCTCATGGAAAAATTTACAGATGAAACGCTGGGAGAGCATTACACATCTGCTATGTTTAAAATAAAAGCCGTGTTGCGCGGAACAGAAAAAGACCTGCTTGAAAATCTCGATAGCAATATAATCGTTAACAACAAAAGGCGTGATAATTCTCCTCCTGTAAATGTTTTGGATGTTCTGCTTAAAGGTATTGCTGAAAAAAGGGCTGTAAAGCTTATATATCGTGCGTTTGGAAATGAAAAAGACAGTCAGCGGCTAGTTGAGCCTATTGGGATTTTCCATGAATATGAAAACTGGTATACTGTTGCGTGGTGCCATCTTCGCAATGAATACCGGCAGTTCCGCGCCGACAGGATTGTGAGCGTGCAGTTAACTTCAATTTCGCATAGCCAGGATACTTCACTGTCAGCATATTATGACCTCCAAAGTAAACAAAAATCAACACTTTCCATGCAGAAAGCAGTAATACGCCTTGAAAAAAAGTGGCTTTATACATGCAGGAAAGTCGCCACCGACACGGTTTTGTATCTGAAAGAATTGATGGTGATTATGTTGAGATGACATTTTTATCCCAACACATTGAAGACGGGCTTGCACGCTATTTTATGATGTTTGCTGATTATGGAGAAATAGTTGAACCTGAGTCACTTAAAATTCGTGTTGCAGAACTTCTGGAAAAAATGCTGCAAAAAAATGCACTTTCAAAAACTGCTGACATAGGGTTGTCACTACGCGGTTGCAACTTTGTTCCATAATAACAAATAAACTACTGATATTATGGAAACTACCAATTTTGAAATTGTTGCATTATTGCTAAATGAACTGGAGCAGGAAGCCAAAACAACCCGTAAAATGCTGGCGCGCGTTCCTGCAGAAAAGTTTGACTGGCAGCCGCACCCGAAAAGCATGAGCCTAATGAGGCTTGCAGTACACCTTGCAGAACTTCCTGGTTGGGTTGCCATGACGATGACTACAGATGGACTTGATTTTGAAAACAATCCATACGAACATAGGCAGGTTGCCAGCACGGGTGAATTGCTTGACTTTTTTGAAACTTGCCTGGCAGAAGGAAAAGCAGCGCTTGAAACTGCCGATGAAGAATTTCTTAGTAAAGAATGGGTACTGCGTAGCGGAGACATCATCCATAGCAGGGAGACTAAATATGAGGTGATACGTATGTCAATATCACAAACGATACACCACAGGGCACAGCTCGGAGTTTACCTCAGGCTGCTTGATGTGCCTATTCCCGGCAGTTACGGCCCAAGTGCCGATGATATTGCCTTTTGATTTGCAAACCCCATTAGTTGGGGTTTTTATTGCATTTAATATAAAATAAACAATGCTTAATTTAATTTTTATTAATTTGCACCATATACGGATGATTTCTCTCCAAAAGCAGGAATTGCTAATACAAAGAATAAAAATTATTTTTAGAATGTCGGTTTTAGAAACATTGGGTTCAAAAGATGCAATTGCGTTAGAAGACAAGTACGGTGCACATAATTACCATCCGCTGCCGGTGGTGCTAAGCAGGGGTGAAGGAGTATATGTATGGGATGCTGAAGGGAAAAAATATTACGATTTTTTTATCGGCATATTCTGCAGTAAACCAAGGGCATTGCCATCCTAAAATCATTAATGCAATGATTGCACAGGCCCAAAAGCTTACGCTTACATCCCGTGCATTTTACAATGACCAGCTTGGGGTTTATGAAGAATATATCACCAAATATTTTGGGTTTGACAAAGTGCTGCCAATGAATACCGGAGCTGAAGCCGTTGAAACCGCAATAAAGATTTGCCGTAAATGGGCTTATGAACGTAAAGGCATTGCTGAACAGGAAGCGAAAATCATTGTTTGCGAAAATAATTTCCA
This genomic window from Flavobacterium sp. J372 contains:
- a CDS encoding DUF1697 domain-containing protein produces the protein MNTYLALLRGINVSGKKIIKMEALRTLFEAAGFTDVKTYIQSGNVIFKAKSSSKQEVASQIEKMILAEYGFDVTVLFLIHSKLKKLLTICLTPMAANRKGRGAKSCM
- a CDS encoding OsmC family peroxiredoxin, whose protein sequence is MKRNATAVWNGSLKEGAGKISTQSGVLDNTQYSFKTRFESGVGTNPEELIAAAHAGCFTMQLTAYINEAGYEVGEISTKCDVDFKDGSVVSSHLTLTAKVERIEDSEFQELVTKAEKNCPISRLLNTEISSSATLA
- a CDS encoding DinB family protein, which produces METTNFEIVALLLNELEQEAKTTRKMLARVPAEKFDWQPHPKSMSLMRLAVHLAELPGWVAMTMTTDGLDFENNPYEHRQVASTGELLDFFETCLAEGKAALETADEEFLSKEWVLRSGDIIHSRETKYEVIRMSISQTIHHRAQLGVYLRLLDVPIPGSYGPSADDIAF